The sequence below is a genomic window from Serratia nevei.
ACAGCGGCAACGGCGCCACCTACGAACCGAACAGCTTCGGCCTGTTCCAGGAGCAGCCGGACTTCAGCGAGCCACCGCTGAGCATTGAGGGCGCGGCCGACCACTGGAATCATCGTGAAGACGACGATTACTACAGCCAGCCGCGCGCGCTGTTCAACCTGCTGAGCGCCGAAGAGCACCAGCGCATGTTCACCCGCATCGCCGGCGAACTGTCGCAGGTGCCGGAACACATCCAGCGCCGTCAGGTCGAGCTATTCACCAAGGTGCACCCGGACTACGGCGCCGGCGTCGCCAAGGCGCTGGGGCTGAAATAACCCCCTGCTGCCATCCGCTCAGCCGCCCTGTCGGGCGGCTTTTTTATGCCTGAGAGAGACGCTGCGTCACCCACTGCTGCAACTGGCGGCGCGAAATCTTGATGCCGCCGTTTTTCAGCTCCTCAGGCAGCGGGAGCAACGCCGCCGGGCGTTGGAAATTGGCCAGCTTATCCTGCGACCAGGCGAGCAACGCCGCCAGCGACAGCGACGGTTCGCCGTCGATCACCGCCACCGGCCGCTGGCCGAACTCGGCGTCCACCACCGGCACCACAAACGCCTGCGTGATCTGCGGATGCGCCGCCAGCACGCGTTCGATATCCTCCGGCTGCACCCCTTCACCGCCGCTGAAAAACAGGTTGTCCAACCGGCCGAGAATACGCAGTTCCCCCTCAGCCATCGCGCCGCGATCGCGGGTCGCAAACCAGCCCTGTTCATCGGCCAGCGGCTGCAGATGCCCATGACGCCAGTAGCCGAGCGCCAGGCTGTCGGCGCGGATCCAGACTTCTTCGTCCACCAGTTTGATCTCGCGGCCGCCGAGCGGCAGGCCAACGCCCGGCCGCGCATCGGCGCGCTTGGCGCACACCGTGGAAGCCAGTTCGGTCAAGCCGTAGCCGCACCAGCAGCGGATCCCCGCCGCCTCCGCCCGTTCGGTCAGCGCCACCGGGATCATTGCGCCGCCGAGCAGCACCTCTTTCAGCGTCGTGCCCGTCAGCGGTTGCGCCAGCAGCCGCCAGAGCTGTGTCGGCACCAGCGAGGCGTGCGTGCAGCCCACTAATGCCTCGGCCAGCGGATGCATTTCGCGTACTGCCAGCCGCGCACCCGCCGCCAGCCAGCGCCAGACGATGCCCTGGCCGGAGACGTGAAACAGCGGCAGTGACAGCAGCCAGCAATCCTCGCGCTGAAAATCCATCAACCGCAACACCCCGTCGGCGCTGGCCAGATGGTTGGCGTAGCTGTGTGCGGCCGCTTTAGGCATGCCGCTGGAGCCCGAGGTCAGCGTCAGCGTCGCCAGACGCCGCACATCCCACCTCGGCAGGTTCGGCCAGCGCGGCTCGGTCGAGGGCGGCGTCAATCGAATCACCTCTTCCGGCAGCGCCGGCAACGGATCCGGGCCGAAGGCAAAGGTGATGTCTAATTCGGGTAACAGCTGCGTCAGTAGCGGCGTCGGCAAGGCGGGATTGAGCGGCAACAGACGCGCGCCGCATTGCAGCAGCGCCAGATAGGCCAACAGCAGCGGATAGCTGTTTTTACCGCACAGCGCCACGCCGCAGCCCGGCTCCACGCCCTGGTGCTGAAAATCCGCCGCCAGCTCATCCACCTGGCCTTGCAACGCCAGCCAACTCAGCGGCTGTTCGCCGAGCAACAGGGCCGTCGCCTGCGGCTGAAGGCGCGCCCAGTGTCGCCACGGCCAATCGCTTAACGGCGCCATAGGCACTCCAGCGCCGAAATATCCAGCAGCGGCAATGCGCTGCCTGGCCAAGGCCGCAGCACCTGCGCCTGCATCAGCCCCAGCGTATCCAGCCCCGGCACGGTGTCCGGCGTCAGCCAGCGGGCGATGCGCGCCAGCTGGGTTAACCCCAGGCTGGACTCGATGCTGGAACTGATCACCGCCGTCAGCCCCGCCGCATGCGCCTGCGCCACCAGCGCCTGGCAGCGCGCCAGGCTGCCGACCAGCGTCGGCTTGATCACGATGGCTGCCACGCCCGGCTCGGCCTGCACCACAAAGTCCGCCTCACGCACGCTCTCATCCCAGGCGATGGCAATGCCGGTCGCCCGGGCGAAATCGCGCGATTCATCACGAGTTTTGCAGGGCTCTTCCAAAAAGGCGATGCGATCGCGCCACGCCGGGTTGACGTATTTGGCGAAACCGTCGGCTTTGGCGCGGGTCCAGCTGCGGTTGGCATCCAGCCGCAGCCGCAGATCCGGCAGCGCCTCCAGCAGCACGTTGACGATCATGCCGTCGCGCACCGCCTCATACAGCCCCACCTTCACTTTCGCGACTTTCTCGCCCGGCAAGGCGCTCAATATCTCGAACAGCTCGTCCGGATCGCCGGTGCACAGCGGCGCCTTGCGAAAATCCGCCTGCGTCGGCAAGCGCTGCTCCAGCTCGGCCTGCGCGCAGCTAATCCCAAAGGCCACCGAGGGCAGCGTGCTGTCATCCGGTTCATTGCCCGCCAACCAGGCCTGCAGCCAGTCCAACGCGGCCTGTTCGGCCTGCGCCAACGTTTCCTGGCTGAATTCCGGCAGCGGCGCGATCTCGCCCCAGCCTTCACGCTCGCCCTGACGCAGCTGCACCACCCATCCGTCACGCGTTTTCAACCGCTGATTGCGCAGCACCACGCCCGCCTCCATCGGCAGGCTGTAACGGTAAAGCGCCGCGCTGCGGTTTACCCCGCTCATTACGGGTTACGCTTGAATTTGCTGAAGTCCGGCTGACGCTTCTCGTTGAACGCGTTGCGCCCTTCTTGCCCTTCGTCGGTCATGTAGAACAGCATGGTGGCGTTGCCCGCCAGCTCCTGCAAACCGGCCTGGCCGTCGCAGTCGGCGTTCAGCGCCGCCTTCAGGCAGCGCAGCGCCATCGGGCTGTTCTGCAGCATTTCTCGGCACCAGCGCACCGTCTCTTTTTCCAGATCGGCCAGCGGCACCACGGTATTGACCAAGCCCATGTCCAACGCGGCAGCGGCATCGTACTGGCGGCACAGGAACCAGATTTCGCGCGCCTTCTTCTGGCCGACGATGCGCGCCATGTAAGACGCACCCCAGCCGCCGTCGAACGAGCCCACTTTCGGGCCGGTCTGGCCGAAGATGGCGTTATCCGCCGCGATGGTCAGATCGCACATCATGTGCAGCACGTGGCCGCCGCCGATCGAATAACCGGCCACCATCGCCACCACCGGTTTTGGGCAGGTGCGGATCTGGCGCTGGAAGTCCAGCACGTTGAGGTGATGCACGCCGCTGTCGTCGCGATAGCCACCGTAGTCGCCGCGCACTTTCTGATCGCCGCCGGAGCAGAAGGCCTTATCGCCGGCGCCGGTCAGAATAATGACGCCGATGCCGTCGTCGTAACGGGCGTTGGCCAGCGCGTCGATCATCTCTTTAACCGTTTGCGGGCGAAACGCATTGCGCACCTGCGGCCGGTTAATGGTGATTTTGGCGATGCCGTCGGCGGACTTGTGATACAGAATGTCTTCGAAATCGCCGGTGCAATCCTGCCAGGCGATGGCGGCATACAGCTGTTCTTCATTCGGATAAAGCATGTTCGGTTCCTTTAACCAGGGTTAACGAGAAAGGTCTGCAGCTCGGCGACGAAATCCTGCGGATTGGCCAGATGCGCGTTGTGCCCGGCCTGCGGCACGATGCGCAACGGCAACCCGGCGTCGCGCGCCAGCCGTTGAAATTTGGGGTCGTTCTCACCGCACAGCACCTGCAGCGGCACGCTCAGTTGGCGCAGCTGCGGCGCCAGATAGGGCTGCCGCCCGAGCGACGTGGCTTCGAGCATGTCGGCGATCGCCGGGCCGCTGTTGACCGAGCGTGCGGCGATCAGCGCCTGGCGGTGCACGTGGCTAAGCTCTTTGAACACCGGCTGCTGATACCAGTCCGCCAGGACCTCGGCGATCGGCTCACTGCGAAAACGCGCCGCCCACAGCGCATCCTGTTCGCAGCGCCGACGGCGCTGCTCTTCGTCCTCCAGCCCCGGGTTGCCGCCCTCGACGATCACCCCCTGCAGGCCGGCATGGCGGCCGTGGCAGGCGTGATACATGGCGATGCGCCCGCCGAGCGAGTAGCCCACCAGCCAATAGCGTTCGATATTGCGCAGCTGCAGCGTGGCGGCAATCTGCGCGCTGATGTCGTCGAAGCCGCGGCAGCTCACCGCCACGGAATCGCCGTGGCCGGGCAGATCGATGGCCAGCGACGGCCATTCCGGGCAGCGTGCGGCGATCACCCGCCATTCATTGTTGTTGCCGAGCAGGCCATGCAGCCACACCAGCCACGGGCGGCCCGCTTCGCCCTGTTGCAAAATTCGCGTCGCCAGCATCATTGCACCGCCATCTGTTGCACCAGGTATTGCAGGCTTTCGGCCCCCGCGCTCGGCGGCACCTGCAGTTCGATAAGCGTAGCGCCGCTGCGCCGCCAGCCTTGTTCAACCGCCTGTTGCAGCTGGCTCCAGTTCTCCGGCCGCGCGTAACCCAGCTGGAACATCGCCGCCGCGTGGCTAAACTCGACGTTCTGCGGCATGCAGTAAAAGCGCTGACGATCCTCTTCCGGCGTCGGCAGCAGCGAGAAAATTTGGCCGCCGTTGTTGTTGACGACGATCAACACCGTTGGCGCCGAGCTCTGGCGCAGCAGCGCCAGCGCATTGAGGTCATACAGAGCGGAAAGATCGCCCACCACCGCCAACGTCGGCCTGGCGGTTGCGCGCTGCACGCCGGCGGCGGTGGAGACCAGGCCGTCGATGCCGCTGGCGCCGCGGTTGCTGAATACCGGGTAGGCGACGGGCAATGGCGTTAACGCGTCAATCAGTCGCACCACCAGGCTGTTGCCGAGAAACAGCTGGCCGTTCTCCGGCAGCAGTTCCGGCAGGCGATGCGCCAGCTGCGCTTCGCCAAAGTTATCGTGCAGATGCGTGGATGCCGCCGTCAGCGCCTTATCCGCCAACGCGGCCAGCCCGGCGGCCCACGGCGCGCGCGGCTGTGCCGGGTGCTGCGCCAACCACTGCGCCACGCCGGCGCGCAGTCGCCGCCCCCGGTGCTGGGCCGGATCGAGCCGCCCCGGCAGCTCGTCGATGACCCAATACTCTTCCGGCCGGCACTGCGCCTGCCACTGCAGCAGGCGTTTGCCGGTCAGGCTGCCGCCGAACTGCACCACCAGTTGCGCATCTTGCAGTACGCGCTGCGCCTGCGGGTGAGCGAGCCACAAATCGGCGCAGGGCAGCGGTTGCCCGGTCTGCGACAGCACGTCGCCGATCAGCGGCCACCCCAGCGTTGCGGCCCATTCGGCCACCTGAGCGCCCTCTTGCGCGCTCATGCGCCCGGCCAGCACCACGCCGCGTTTCTGCCGCCAGAAGAACCAGTCCGGCTGCGGCAATGGCGCCGCACGCGTCTCGCTTTCCTGCAGCCACGGACGATCGCTCTGCCACCAGTCGCCCAGCGCGGCGGACCAATCGGCATAGTGACGTTCGTCGCCGCCGTACAGCGGCTCGGCGAACGGGCAGTTGATATGCAAAGCGCCGTTTTGCAAGCGCGCCATCGCGCTGTCGACGCTGGAGGCCAGCCACGCGGCCGGAATATCCGGCGTAGGACGCGGCAGATCGATCGCCAGCGTCGGGTGGCTGCTGTAGAGGCCGCTTTGACGGATCGCCTGATTGGCGCCGCAGTCGATCAGTTCCGGCGGCCGATCGGCGGTGAGAAACACCAGCCGCTCACCGGTCAGGCCGGCTTCGATCAACGCGGGATAAAGGTTCGCCGCCGCGGTGCCGGACGTGACGATCACCGCCACCGGCTCACGCGCCGCCTTCGCCAGCCCAAGCGCCAGATGGCCGAGCCCGCGCTCATCAAAATGGGTATGACAGATAAACGATCGGTTGGCCGCAGCGGCCAGCGTCAGCGGCGTGGAGCGCGATCCCGGAGCGATACAAACATGCCGTACCCCATGGCGGGCCAGCGCCTCGAGCAGCACAGCCGCCCACCGGCGATTAAAAACACTTGTCGACATAGTTCGCTCACAAGTCAGTTAGCAGAGATCGTCTCCGGCGCAGCCGACGGACGCCGCGCCTGTAGTTACGCTCTGTATTATATGAGGTGTT
It includes:
- the menE gene encoding o-succinylbenzoate--CoA ligase, with the translated sequence MAPLSDWPWRHWARLQPQATALLLGEQPLSWLALQGQVDELAADFQHQGVEPGCGVALCGKNSYPLLLAYLALLQCGARLLPLNPALPTPLLTQLLPELDITFAFGPDPLPALPEEVIRLTPPSTEPRWPNLPRWDVRRLATLTLTSGSSGMPKAAAHSYANHLASADGVLRLMDFQREDCWLLSLPLFHVSGQGIVWRWLAAGARLAVREMHPLAEALVGCTHASLVPTQLWRLLAQPLTGTTLKEVLLGGAMIPVALTERAEAAGIRCWCGYGLTELASTVCAKRADARPGVGLPLGGREIKLVDEEVWIRADSLALGYWRHGHLQPLADEQGWFATRDRGAMAEGELRILGRLDNLFFSGGEGVQPEDIERVLAAHPQITQAFVVPVVDAEFGQRPVAVIDGEPSLSLAALLAWSQDKLANFQRPAALLPLPEELKNGGIKISRRQLQQWVTQRLSQA
- the menC gene encoding o-succinylbenzoate synthase; its protein translation is MSGVNRSAALYRYSLPMEAGVVLRNQRLKTRDGWVVQLRQGEREGWGEIAPLPEFSQETLAQAEQAALDWLQAWLAGNEPDDSTLPSVAFGISCAQAELEQRLPTQADFRKAPLCTGDPDELFEILSALPGEKVAKVKVGLYEAVRDGMIVNVLLEALPDLRLRLDANRSWTRAKADGFAKYVNPAWRDRIAFLEEPCKTRDESRDFARATGIAIAWDESVREADFVVQAEPGVAAIVIKPTLVGSLARCQALVAQAHAAGLTAVISSSIESSLGLTQLARIARWLTPDTVPGLDTLGLMQAQVLRPWPGSALPLLDISALECLWRR
- the menB gene encoding 1,4-dihydroxy-2-naphthoyl-CoA synthase, which gives rise to MLYPNEEQLYAAIAWQDCTGDFEDILYHKSADGIAKITINRPQVRNAFRPQTVKEMIDALANARYDDGIGVIILTGAGDKAFCSGGDQKVRGDYGGYRDDSGVHHLNVLDFQRQIRTCPKPVVAMVAGYSIGGGHVLHMMCDLTIAADNAIFGQTGPKVGSFDGGWGASYMARIVGQKKAREIWFLCRQYDAAAALDMGLVNTVVPLADLEKETVRWCREMLQNSPMALRCLKAALNADCDGQAGLQELAGNATMLFYMTDEGQEGRNAFNEKRQPDFSKFKRNP
- the menH gene encoding 2-succinyl-6-hydroxy-2,4-cyclohexadiene-1-carboxylate synthase, coding for MMLATRILQQGEAGRPWLVWLHGLLGNNNEWRVIAARCPEWPSLAIDLPGHGDSVAVSCRGFDDISAQIAATLQLRNIERYWLVGYSLGGRIAMYHACHGRHAGLQGVIVEGGNPGLEDEEQRRRRCEQDALWAARFRSEPIAEVLADWYQQPVFKELSHVHRQALIAARSVNSGPAIADMLEATSLGRQPYLAPQLRQLSVPLQVLCGENDPKFQRLARDAGLPLRIVPQAGHNAHLANPQDFVAELQTFLVNPG
- the menD gene encoding 2-succinyl-5-enolpyruvyl-6-hydroxy-3-cyclohexene-1-carboxylic-acid synthase, with the protein product MSTSVFNRRWAAVLLEALARHGVRHVCIAPGSRSTPLTLAAAANRSFICHTHFDERGLGHLALGLAKAAREPVAVIVTSGTAAANLYPALIEAGLTGERLVFLTADRPPELIDCGANQAIRQSGLYSSHPTLAIDLPRPTPDIPAAWLASSVDSAMARLQNGALHINCPFAEPLYGGDERHYADWSAALGDWWQSDRPWLQESETRAAPLPQPDWFFWRQKRGVVLAGRMSAQEGAQVAEWAATLGWPLIGDVLSQTGQPLPCADLWLAHPQAQRVLQDAQLVVQFGGSLTGKRLLQWQAQCRPEEYWVIDELPGRLDPAQHRGRRLRAGVAQWLAQHPAQPRAPWAAGLAALADKALTAASTHLHDNFGEAQLAHRLPELLPENGQLFLGNSLVVRLIDALTPLPVAYPVFSNRGASGIDGLVSTAAGVQRATARPTLAVVGDLSALYDLNALALLRQSSAPTVLIVVNNNGGQIFSLLPTPEEDRQRFYCMPQNVEFSHAAAMFQLGYARPENWSQLQQAVEQGWRRSGATLIELQVPPSAGAESLQYLVQQMAVQ